The Methanobrevibacter sp. V74 genome includes the window AATATTGGTTGTATATTATCTCCATCGACTTTAACTAATTGGTATTGCATCCTTCCAACTTGTGAGTGGATTCTTTTAGTGATTTTACCTTTAACAACATTTAATTCAAAGTCCTTATCAATTCCAGCCAATTTTGTTAAAGGTTCAGCTACAAATGCATTAAAGATCATCAATGCTGAAACTGGATTGCCCGGTAGCCCCATAACAATTTTGCCGTCAATAACCCCTACAATAGTTGGTTTTCCCGGTTGAACAGATATTCCATGAATGTAAACTTCACCTAATTCATCAAGCACATGTTTTAAAACATCACCTAAACCAGCAGAAGTTCCTCCAGAACAGAACAAAATATCAACTTCTTTTAGAGACTCCACTATCTTTTCTTTTACTTCATCATAGTTGTCCCTCATAACTCCTAAAAAATGTGCATCGGAACCGCAGGAAATTGCATCGTTTTTAATCATTCCGCCATTTACATCATAAATTTTACCATATTCCAGTCTCTCTCCTTGAAGAGTAATTTCGTTTCCAGATGAAAGTATGCCCACACTAGGTTTTTTATAAACTTCAATTGTTTCAAATCCTTGTGAAAGTAAAACTCCGATTTTGCCCGGATTTAAGAAATCCCCTTTCTCAAGGATTAATTTAGATTCCCCAATATCAGATCCTTTTTTAGCAACCTCTTGGCTAGGAGTCGCAGTGGTCAATAAATTAACTTTACCATCCATTTTTTCCGCATATTCTACCATAACAACTGCATCGGCACCTTCAGGCATTGCAGCACCAGTGCTGATTTCAATACATTTGCCTTTTTCGACTTTCTTATCAGTTGTCGCCCCAGCTTCTAAAAAGTCAATAACTTCCAAAGTATTTGGTGATTCTTCAGATGCGCCAAAACTGTCACTGGAAATGATTGCAAAACCATCCTTCAAAGCTTTGTCAAATGGAGGGAAATCCATTTTAGAATAAACGTCTTCAAATAATATCCTGCCATAAGTTTCATCAACAGAGACTTCCTCACTTTCTGCTTTTAAATTCTCATCAAATAATTTTTGAATAATGTCAATAGCTTCATCACATTCTTTAATTTTTAAAAATTCCGTTCCCATAATAACCACTAAAATAGTAAAATCCAATAAATTAATATATAGTATATTAATATAAATATAAATAACTTAATCTTATCGATAGAAGTACATTATTATAATATTGGAGGAGAGTATTTGTCAAAACCGAATAATAACCAACAACAAGAATATAGAAGAGTAAGAACTCCTAAAAAAGGTGAAATACCTGGAATAGTTGAGCAAATCATGGGACACGGAAAATTAAAAGTCCGTTGTTCTGATGGAAATATTAGAATGACCAGAATTCCTGGAAAAATGAAGAAACGTATTTGGATTCGTGAAGGAGATGTTATTCTAGTTAAACCGTGGGATTTCCAATCTGATGAAAAAGCAGATGTTATCTGGAGATACACAAAAACCGAGTCCAACTGGCTTGAAAGAAAAGGCTACTTAAAAATGTAGTCTTTTCACCTATTTTTTTGATTTTAATGGATTCAAAAATAGCTAAAGCAGATGCAAAACATGAAAAAATTCATTCCGAAAAAAGAAGAAAGGATAATTCTGAGAGAAAAACCGGAAATGAAATTTTTGATAAAATTACATTAGAAACACTATACAAATTAGCTAATCAAGGCCATATTGATATTTTAAATGGTGCTATAAGTACGGGTAAAGAAGCTAATGTGCTTACGGGCATAACTGATGATGAAAAATTTGTTGCAGTTAAAATTTATAGAATTGCAACCTCTGATTTTAAAAAAATGGATTATTATCTTAAATGCGATCCGAGATTTAATGTCAAAACTAAAAATAAAAGAAAAATCATCTATTCTTGGGTTACAAAAGAGTTTAAAAACTTAACAAGATTATATAATGCAGGAGTTAATGTTCCAAAACCAATAACCTGTGCAAATAATGTTTTAT containing:
- the glp gene encoding gephyrin-like molybdotransferase Glp, whose product is MGTEFLKIKECDEAIDIIQKLFDENLKAESEEVSVDETYGRILFEDVYSKMDFPPFDKALKDGFAIISSDSFGASEESPNTLEVIDFLEAGATTDKKVEKGKCIEISTGAAMPEGADAVVMVEYAEKMDGKVNLLTTATPSQEVAKKGSDIGESKLILEKGDFLNPGKIGVLLSQGFETIEVYKKPSVGILSSGNEITLQGERLEYGKIYDVNGGMIKNDAISCGSDAHFLGVMRDNYDEVKEKIVESLKEVDILFCSGGTSAGLGDVLKHVLDELGEVYIHGISVQPGKPTIVGVIDGKIVMGLPGNPVSALMIFNAFVAEPLTKLAGIDKDFELNVVKGKITKRIHSQVGRMQYQLVKVDGDNIQPIFKDSGAIFSLSTADGYVKIPKLVELVDEGEEVEVYLFK
- the eif1A gene encoding translation initiation factor eIF-1A, with the translated sequence MSKPNNNQQQEYRRVRTPKKGEIPGIVEQIMGHGKLKVRCSDGNIRMTRIPGKMKKRIWIREGDVILVKPWDFQSDEKADVIWRYTKTESNWLERKGYLKM
- a CDS encoding serine protein kinase RIO; the protein is MDSKIAKADAKHEKIHSEKRRKDNSERKTGNEIFDKITLETLYKLANQGHIDILNGAISTGKEANVLTGITDDEKFVAVKIYRIATSDFKKMDYYLKCDPRFNVKTKNKRKIIYSWVTKEFKNLTRLYNAGVNVPKPITCANNVLLIEFIGDKKGNPAQPVKNQPPQNPDEFWNILLVELKRFVNDAKLVHGDLSNYNILNLDEKPVIIDVSQSVVLDNPISKELLERDIKTLVREYKKIGVETSFEEVWEYVNPY